DNA from Brucella melitensis bv. 1 str. 16M:
AGCCTCCTCATGCCGAACCCGCGTGAACATGGCTATTTGCAGGGGCATGGTTCGGACGATTGATGTTGCCAGACCTTTCAGCTTGTTATGCTTCAGCGCCGCCTTCGGGCGGCGTTGTCACATCTCTACCGCTTCGTCGTCTTCCGGGGACAGCAGCCGTGTTGCGCGCCATTCTGTCAGTTTGGCGTTGATTGCGTTCAGCACGAAGAAACGTGCCGAATCCTTATCATATCCATCATCGCGCAGTGCATCGTAATCGGTATGGGTGTGACGCACATGCGCGACCGTGGCGAGCCATACCGCCGTGGATGGTGGCAGCGTTTTCATATGCGGGGCAAGGGCTGCCGCACGGATCGGTTCGGAATCCGAATAGGGAACCGCCGGAAGCAGAAGCGTCAGCGATTTGGCGATGGCCTTCTGGCGTGTGGTGCCTGCGCTCATTCTGGTTCCTTTTGTCCGGTCCTTGCGCGAATCCCTGATCGCTCCATTTTGCATCAAAATCGCTTGCGCTGAAATTCTTTTCCATATAAACATATCTTTATATGCTTAGAGGTAAAGATATGGCCGGATTGCGGTTGCAGCTTGATCGAATGGTGGATGTGCTTAAAGCGGTGGCGGAACCGAGCCGCCTGCGCATCCTTGCGCTTCTGGCCCGTGGAGACCTGACGGTTTCGGATCTCACCATCATTCTCGGCCAGTCGCAGCCGCGTGTTTCCCGCCATCTGAAGCTTCTGGCGGAAGCGGATCTGATCGATCGTTATCAAGAAGGGGCCTGGGCCTATTTCCGACTGGCCGACAATGCGATCAGCGGTGAGGTTGCCCGTGGGCTTCTTGCCCGGCTCGACAATGCAGACGCCTTGATCGAGCGCGATATGGAGCGGCTTTCACAGGTCAAATCCAGCCGCCAGGAAAAGGCGGCGGCCTATTTCAGCGCCAATGCTGGAAGCTGGGATGAAATCCGCAAGCTGCATGTTTCCGAAACTGCCGTGGAAACCGCGCTGCGGAAGGCCGTCGGCGAAAAGCCGTTTCAGGCAATGCTTGATGTGGGAACCGGCACGGGGCGGCTTCTGGAGCTTTTCGCGCCGCTTTATCTGCGTGGTGTGGGGATCGATATCAACCGCGACATGCTTGCCGTGGCACGCGCCAATCTCGATCTTGCGGCCATTGGCAATGCGCAGGTCCGTCAGGGCGATGTCTATGCCTTGCCGGTTGAACGCGAGAGCTTCGATCTGGTGACGATCCATCAGGTCCTGCATTTTCTTGACGATCCGCTTGCCGCCATACGTGAGGCTGCGCGGGCATTGCGCCCGAACGGGCGCCTGCTGGTCGTCGATTTTGCGCCGCACAAGCTGGAATTCCTGCGGGAAGAACATGCGCATCTGCGGCTGGGCTTCAGCGATGAACAGATGCTGGGCTGGATGCGGGATGCCGGGCTTGAGCCTGAAAAGACACTGGAGCTGGAGCCGAAGGCGGCCAATGGAGAGGAGGGCCTGACGGTCAAGCTGTGGCTTGCCCGCGATCCGCGCCTTCTCATCGCCGATCCGGTTTCGCATGGCTCCCAAAAGTGGCAACCGGTTTTGGGATAAAGACATGCGGCAAAAACAGACAATAAGCATGACGGAGACAGTTTGATGGGTTTTTATGGTCTTTCCTGCCGGCCGGATGTCGGCCAGACCACCCGGGTATAGTTTGAATTCTTCCCTCCCAAGACGGAAGAAATGGAACAGCGTCTCTGGGAAACGGTCACGCGGCTTGCGCCACTCCAGCCTGATTTCGTCTCCGTTACCTATGGGGCCGGTGGCTCCACGCGAGAGCGCACGGTGCGCACGGTGGCCCGCATTCTCAAGGAAACAGATATCAAACCTGCCGCACATCTGACCTGCGTGGATGCAACACGCGAAGATGTGGACCGGGTTGCGCGCGAATTTGCGGCGCTCGGTGTCAATCGTTTTGTGGCGCTGCGGGGTGATCCGGCCAACGGTATCGGTGAGAAATATGTGCCGACGCCGGGTGGCTATCAGAACGGTGCCGAGCTGGTCGGTGGACTGCGCAATATTGCGGATTTCGATATTTCCGTTTCGGCCTATCCGGAAAAACACCCGGAAAGCCCCGATTTTGCAACCGATATCGACATGTTGAAGCG
Protein-coding regions in this window:
- a CDS encoding DUF2293 domain-containing protein encodes the protein MSAGTTRQKAIAKSLTLLLPAVPYSDSEPIRAAALAPHMKTLPPSTAVWLATVAHVRHTHTDYDALRDDGYDKDSARFFVLNAINAKLTEWRATRLLSPEDDEAVEM
- a CDS encoding ArsR/SmtB family transcription factor, which produces MAGLRLQLDRMVDVLKAVAEPSRLRILALLARGDLTVSDLTIILGQSQPRVSRHLKLLAEADLIDRYQEGAWAYFRLADNAISGEVARGLLARLDNADALIERDMERLSQVKSSRQEKAAAYFSANAGSWDEIRKLHVSETAVETALRKAVGEKPFQAMLDVGTGTGRLLELFAPLYLRGVGIDINRDMLAVARANLDLAAIGNAQVRQGDVYALPVERESFDLVTIHQVLHFLDDPLAAIREAARALRPNGRLLVVDFAPHKLEFLREEHAHLRLGFSDEQMLGWMRDAGLEPEKTLELEPKAANGEEGLTVKLWLARDPRLLIADPVSHGSQKWQPVLG